In the Nerophis ophidion isolate RoL-2023_Sa linkage group LG19, RoL_Noph_v1.0, whole genome shotgun sequence genome, one interval contains:
- the nup62l gene encoding nucleoporin 62 like, which translates to MSGFNFGQPTAGFTFGAPSTTATAAPTAGFGLPSAAPAAAAGGGFAFGSSPQMGATNPSGGFSFGTPAKTTVPSGSLSFGTPTTTTTFSLGSVPQTSTAAPAAGLTLGSTAAASSGFGLISGLTAPAGGGFSFGGAPAPLQPQATAPPATTAAAPAAAPGGVSFGGFSFGGTKVQVTTATAAPTPAVPGGGFAFGSPAPSNLTMGAQPAATTAAPGGGFAFGSTAPPNLTLGAQPATTTTAPLAALGGGFGMGIKPSSTPAPPMASQAASSAAPSLFTTPAATTAPAPAPAAGSGFSFGAAPTSALAPPTTTAASGGLSLTLKPLGAATATSIVAPVPAATTGSTTTGFSLAVKPQPITSATTALTTAAIALATAAPAVMTYVQLEGLINKWSLELEDQERHFLQQATQVNAWDRMLVENGEKITSLHKEMEKVKLDQRRLNQELDFILSQQKELEDVLCPLEDTVKEQSGTIYMQNADEERERTYKLAENVDAQLKRMSQDLKEIIEHLNTSSGPADTSDPLQQICKILNAHMDSLQWIDQNSGLLQRRVEEVSKLCDNQRKEQEKTFRLTFD; encoded by the exons ATGAGCGGCTTCAACTTCGGCCAGCCCACCGCGGGCTTCACTTTCGGGGCTCCGAGCACCACAGCCACGGCGGCGCCCACCGCCGGGTTTGGCCTGCCGTCGGCCGCGCCAGCAGCAGCCGCCGGAGGTGGCTTCGCTTTCGGCTCTTCGCCCCAGATGGGCGCCACGAACCCCAGCGGCGGCTTCAGCTTCGGCACCCCGGCAAAGACCACCGTGCCCAGCGGCAGCCTCTCGTTCGggacccccaccaccaccaccacctttaGTCTGGGCTCAGTGCCCCAAACCAGCACCGCGGCACCGGCTGCAGGACTCACGCTGGGCTCCACCGCCGCGGCGTCGTCAGGGTTCGGCCTGATCTCAGGCTTGACGGCCCCGGCAGGAGGAGGCTTCTCATTTGGTGGTGCCCCCGCCCCACTGCAGCCCCAAGCAACAGCGCCACCTGCGACGACAGCAGCCGCCCCTGCAGCTGCACCTGGCGGGGTCTCATTCGGAGGCTTCAGCTTCGGCGGCACCAAGGTCCAGGTCACCACAGCCACAGCTGCACCCACCCCTGCAGTCCCAGGGGGAGGCTTTGCTTTTGGCTCCCCTGCTCCCTCAAACCTCACCATGGGTGCCCAACCTGCCGCCACCACCGCAGCCCCAGGGGGGGGCTTTGCTTTTGGCTCCACTGCGCCCCCAAACCTTACCCTGGGTGCCCAGCCGGCCACCACCACCACTGCACCCTTAGCTGCTTTAGGTGGAGGTTTTGGCATGGGTATCAAACCTTCGTCCACCCCAGCGCCTCCCATGGCCTCCCAGGCCGCTTCATCAGCCGCCCCCTCTCTTTTTACGACCCCCGCCGCCACAACTGCCCCTGCTCCTGCTCCTGCAGCCGGATCAGGCTTTTCTTTCGGTGCAGCTCCGACTTCAGCTTTAGCTCCCCCAACCACCACCGCAGCCAGTGGAGGTCTGTCGCTTACGCTCAAGCCTCTGGGAGCGGCAACCGCCACCTCCATCGTGGCTCCAGTCCCCGCAGCCACAACCGGGTCCACCACCACGGGCTTCTCGCTGGCGGTCAAACCGCAGCCCATCACGAGCGCCACCACAGCCCTGACGACCGCAGCAATCGCCCTGGCGACCGCCGCCCCTGCTGTGATGACCTACGTGCAGCTGGAAGGCCTCATAAACAAGTGGAGCCTCGAGCTGGAGGACCAGGAGAGACATTTCCTGCAGCAGGCCACTCAGGTCAACGCCTGGGACCGCATGCTGGTGGAGAACGGCGAGAAGATCACGTCCCTGCACAAGGAGATGGAGAAGGTGAAGCTGGACCAGAGGAGGCTCAACCAGGAGTTGGACTTCATCCTGTCCCAGCAGAAGGAGCTGGAGGACGTGCTGTGTCCACTGGAAGACACGGTGAAGGAGCAGAGCGGCACCATCTACATGCAGAACGCGGACGAGGAGCGCGAGAGAACCTACAAGCTGGCGGAGAACGTGGACGCGCAGCTGAAGAGGATGTCTCAGGACCTGAAGGAGATCATCGAGCACCTGAACACGTCCAGCGGGCCCGCAGACACCAGCGACCCG CTCCAGCAGATCTGCAAAATCCTCAACGCCCACATGGATTCACTCCAGTGGATCGACCAGAATTCAGGACTCCTGCAAAGGCGAGTGGAGGAGGTGTCCAAACTGTGCGACAACCAGCGTAAGGAGCAGGAGAAGACCTTCCGGTTAACCTTTGACTGA